The proteins below are encoded in one region of Sebastes fasciatus isolate fSebFas1 chromosome 16, fSebFas1.pri, whole genome shotgun sequence:
- the mtmr4 gene encoding phosphatidylinositol-3,5-bisphosphate 3-phosphatase MTMR4 isoform X5, producing the protein MGEEGPPSLEYIKAKDLFPQKELVKEDESLQVPFAVLQGEGVEYLGCADEAVIAISNYRLHIKFKDSVINVPLRLIDNVESRDMFQLHIICKDSKVVRCHFATFKQCQEWVKRLNRAIAHPSRLEDLFALAYHAWCLGGNADDEDQHVHLCRPGDHVRQRMEMEVKRMGFDTQNVWRVSDINCNFKLCSSYPQKLLVPIWITDKELDSVASFRSWKRIPVVVYRHQRNGAVISRCSQPEISWWGWRNTDDEYLVTSIAKACQMDTGAKGTCGAPACRQRGEAPDSSDSDFDSSLTGGSGCDDNTVPQKLLILDARSYTAAVANRAKGGGCECEEYYPNCEVMFMGMANIHAIRNSFQALRTVCSQIPDPGNWLSALESTRWLQHLSVMLKAATLVCSAVEREGRPVLVHCSDGWDRTPQIVALSKILLDPYYRTLEGFQVLVETEWLDYGHKFGDRCGHQENADDVSEQCPVFLQWLDCVHQLLKQFPCLFEFNEAFLVKLVQHTYSCLYGTFLCNNARERETRNIYKRTCSVWSLLRNGNKNFQNFLYIPSHDMVLQPVCHTRALQLWTAVYLPTSSPCTAVDDSMELYLPPSVTGDELTSRSLDRLPKTRSMDNLLSAFENGVPLTRTSSDPNLNKHCQEGRSAPEPSPATEETSADISDEVTPDAGLDSSEGEPPHQSPAKTPEGVPGAESCEDPVEEPCLTTQPLPSPPLPPVPLSLCTDVALAHTPFPAPVLQQALPQITNTPLPPPPLEAESPCRTAESTASPTHKSEPCLPLPCNGTESAATTPTPLLNGYADGQANGQENGYADGQANGQENGYADGQENGLPESADLLALKQLTPLLPMEDSTETLTGEGELPSVLPPTEDQDLTQNYFNDEEQPESEPQVLPQREKEDNRTDVVKGKERALAVAPVDCTQLAARQLISQSQLTDLSLLGSHWESVQGLVQSACSSASHSGVSRALQHNAYQSRRLASKLLRAQGFAIGNGSQCCRREALCYPSSPLQAGWLSAARSAGYAGLCGPAAAALNSYSLAGHQLLPGSYSSPSASSSPPPPQAPAYLDDDGLPVPMDAVQQRLRQIEAGYKQEVEVLRQQVRQLQMRLESKQYSTPPSEPDIDYEDDITCLRESDNSNEEDSLSTHSEDRLSEGSWDRVERKDTEVTRWVPDHMASHCFNCDSEFWIAKRRHHCRNCGNVFCKDCCHLKLPIPDQQLYDAVLVCNTCHDLLLESRTREIRSQQLKKAIATASS; encoded by the exons GTGCCATTCGCAGTTCTTCAGGGGGAAGGGGTGGAATATCTTGGCTGTGCCGACGAAGCCGTCATTGCCATTTCTAACTACAGGCTCCACATCAAGTTCAAGGACTCTGTCATCAAC GTGCCTCTCAGGCTGATAGACAACGTGGAGAGCAGAGATATGTTCCAGCtgcacatcatctgcaaagactCCAAAGTTGTCAG ATGCCACTTTGCAACGTTCAAGCAATGCCAGGAGTGGGTCAAGCGTCTGAACCGGGCCATAGCTCACCCGTCCCGGCTGGAGGACCTGTTCGCCCTTGCCTATCATGCCTGGTGTCTGGGAGGCAACGCCGACGATGAAGACCAGCACGTTCATCTCTGTCGCCCAG gcGATCACGTGCGTCAGCGAATGGAAATGGAGGTCAAGAGGATGGGCTTCGACACACAGAACGTCTGGAGAGTGTCCGacataaactgcaacttcaA GCTATGCTCCAGCTACCCGCAGAAGCTTCTGGTTCCAATATGGATCACAGACAAGGAGCTGGACAGTGTGGCTTCCTTCAGATCCTGGAAGAGGATCCCTGTGGTGGTCTACAG GCACCAGAGGAACGGGGCGGTGATCTCCCGTTGCAGCCAGCCTGAGATCAGCTGGTGGGGCTGGAGAAACACAGATGACGAGTACTTGGTGACATCCATCGCCAAGGCGTGTCAGATGGACACCGGAGCCAAGGGCACCTGCGGAGCGCCAGCCTGCCGACAGCGCGGGGAAGCTCCCGACTCCTCCGACAGCGATTTTG acTCCTCTCTGACGGGCGGCTCTGGCTGCGACGACAACACTGTGCCACAGAAGCTGCTGATTCTGGATGCTCGCTCTTACACCGCTGCAGTGGCCAACCGAGCCAAGGGCGGAGGCTGCGAATGTGAAG AGTACTACCCCAACTGTGAGGTGATGTTCATGGGAATGGCAAACATCCACGCCATCAGGAACAGCTTCCAGGCTCTGAGGACCGTCTGTAGTCAGATCCCGGATCCAGGAAA CTGGCTTTCAGCACTTGAGAGCACCCGATGGCTGCAGCACCTGTCTGTCATGCTGAAGGCCGCCACTCTGGTGTGTTCAGCGGTGGAGAGGGAAGGCCGTCCTGTCCTGGTGCATTGTTCGGACGGGTGGGACCGCACACCCCAGATCGTAGCCCTCTCCAAGATCCTGCTGGACCCCTACTACAGGACATTAGAG GGTTTCCAGGTTCTTGTAGAGACTGAGTGGCTGGACTACGGTCATAAGTTTGGGGACCGCTGCGGCCACCAGGAGAACGCCGACGATGTGAGCGAGCAGTGTCCCGTCTTCCTGCAGTGGCTggactgtgttcaccagctgcTCAAACAGTTCCCCTGCCTGTTTGAGTTCAACGAGGCCTTCCTG GTCAAGCTGGTGCAGCATACGTACTCGTGTCTTTACGGCACCTTCCTGTGCAACAACGCTCGCGAGAGGGAGACGAGGAACATCTACAAACGCACCTGCTCTGTGTGGTCGCTGCTTCGCAACGGAAACAAGAACTTCCAGAACTTTCTCTACATCCCCAGTCATGATATG GTGCTGCAGCCAGTCTGCCACACTCGAGCATTACAGCTGTGGACAGCTGTGTACCTGCCCACATCCTCCCCCTGCACCGCTGTGGACGATTCTATGGAGCTCTACCTCCCCCCGAGTGTCACAGGAGACGAACTCACCTCCCGTTCCCTGGACCG ACTTCCCAAGACCCGCTCCATGGACAACCTGCTGTCAGCTTTTGAGAACGGGGTGCCCCTGACACGTACATCCAGCGACCCAAATCTCAATAAGCACTGCCAGGAGGGTCGCTCTGCCCCGGAACCCTCACCAGCCACGGAAGAAACCTCCGCAGACATCTCTGATGAGGTCACACCTGACGCTGGACTGGACAGCAGCGAGGGGGAACCTCCACATCAGAGTCCTGCCAAGACCCCAGAGGGTGTCCCAGGTGCAGAGAGCTGTGAAGACCCAGTGGAGGAGCCCTGTCTCACTACACAGCCCCTGCCCTCTCCGCCCCTACCCCcggtccctctctctctctgtacggACGTCGCTCTCGCTCACACTCCCTTCCCCGCTCCTGTCCTCCAACAGGCTTTGCCTCAGATCACTAACACTCCGCTCCCACCACCTCCGCTGGAGGCCGAGAGCCCCTGTAGGACTGCCGAGAGCACCGCGTCACCAACTCATAAATCAGAGCCGTGCTTACCTCTCCCCTGCAACGGCACGGAGTCTGCAGCCACCACGCCCACCCCGCTGCTTAACGGCTACGCCGACGGCCAAGCCAACGGCCAAGAGAACGGCTACGCCGACGGCCAAGCCAACGGCCAAGAGAACGGCTACGCCGACGGCCAAGAGAACGGCCTCCCTGAATCTGCAGACCTGCTGGCTCTGAAGCAGCTAACACCACTCCTTCCCATGGAGGACTCCACGGAGACTCTCACAGGTGAGGGTGAGCTTCCCTCCGTCCTGCCTCCCACAGAGGACCAGGACCTCACGCAGAATTATTTTAATGATGAGGAGCAGCCTGAGTCAGAGCCCCAGGTTCTACcccagagggagaaagaggacaATAGGACAGATGTAGTGAAAGGAAAAGAGCGGGCGTTAGCAGTTGCTCCTGTAGATTGCACCCAGTTAGCGGCTCGCCAGCTAATCTCCCAGAGCCAGCTCACAGACCTGTCCCTGCTCGGCTCCCACTGGGAGAGCGTCCAGGGTCTGGTCCAGTCGGCCTGCAGCAGTGCTAGTCACTCTGGCGTCAGCCGGGCCTTGCAGCACAACGCTTATCAAAGCCGCCGGCTTGCCAGTAAGCTGCTCCGCGCCCAGGGCTTTGCCATCGGCAACGGGTCCCAGTGCTGCCGCAGAGAGGCTCTTTGTTATCCCAGCAGCCCTCTGCAGGCTGGGTGGCTGTCTGCTGCCAGGAGCGCAGGCTACGCCGGCCTGTGTGGGCCTGCTGCCGCTGCCCTCAACAGCTACTCCCTGGCAGGCCATCAGCTCCTGCCGGGGTCATACTCCTCGCCCTCCGCCTCCAGCTCCCCTCCCCCACCCCAGGCCCCGGCCTACCTCGATGATGACGGGCTGCCGGTGCCCATGGACGCCGTGCAGCAGAGACTGCGGCAGATTGAGGCGGGCTACaagcaggaggtggaggtgcTGAGGCAGCAGGTGCGACAGCTGCAGATGAGGCTGGAGAGTAAACAGTACAGCACCCCTCCCTCGGAGCCAGACATCGACTACGAGGATGACATT ACTTGTCTGCGGGAGTCCGACAACAGTAACGAGGAGGACTCTCTGTCGACCCACAGTGAGGACCGTCTGTCTGAGGGCAGCTGGGATCGAGTGGAACGCAAGGACACAGAG gtcacGAGGTGGGTGCCCGACCACATGGCCTCCCATTGTTTCAACTGTGACAGTGAGTTCTGGATAGCCAAGAGACGTCACCACTGCAG GAACTGTGGCAATGTGTTCTGTAAAGACTGTTGTCACCTGAAGCTGCCCATCCCAGACCAGCAGCTGTACGACGCCGTGTTGGTCTGCAACACCTGCCACGACCTGCTCCTGGAGTCCCGCACCCGTGAGATCCGCAGCCAGCAGCTCAAGAAGGCCATCGCCACAGCCTCCAGCTGA